The DNA window AACGCCGCACGCATCTTAGGACTGAGCGTGCATACGCTCAGGGCAATGAGGTCAAAAGGCCATAGTGGCCCTGCCTATTCCAAAATAGGCAAGTCGGTGCGGTACTCATATACGGACCTAGTTGATTTCATGGAGTCTCGACGGATTCTCCCGCCACCTCGGCAGCAGTAGCCCGATGCTAAGATCTCGAGCCCCACCAAGAAATGTGAGGATAAAAATTTCTCTAAATTGGTAGTCCCTACTCACCGTCTAACGATCACTTCTATGAAGTATAAACATTGGGAGGCGATATGCCTACTGAGATCACCC is part of the Desulfovibrio intestinalis genome and encodes:
- a CDS encoding helix-turn-helix domain-containing protein — protein: MDTTATDLQLALPHELANFWVNEKNAARILGLSVHTLRAMRSKGHSGPAYSKIGKSVRYSYTDLVDFMESRRILPPPRQQ